A window from Terriglobia bacterium encodes these proteins:
- a CDS encoding glucan 1,4-alpha-glucosidase, with protein MGSRAAGTAPDGPGVLSRFNLARKDCLGTASNTTSKVWYTVADGVLSDVDYPTIDTTNVGTLQYIVTDGSTFADLETRDMTYGVRSLDPSGMECRVTATAKSGAYQIVTDYITDPTRNTVLMRSTFSPLVPAAAQYRLYVRFDPTVNGNGGGGAGNGGGDSGTTDFSAGHPVLVAWDDVTATNAVNRDYAQPVYVALDASTGLREASSGFVGAPSDPLTQLDASHALTTKYPNAQDGNVVQVARLSTSDTFTLALGFGSTQAEAVGAAEASLTTGFAAARRKFEAGWSAYDAGLKSPPKKLAGVEAARWKDLVAAYYLNANLIKASEDKTFPGAIVAGLAAPWGQAVSAGDPDRTFVGGYREVFARDLYHAWTALLVDGDRETARHVVRFLFERQQLPDGSFPRNSLVNGKAAPDSFGTELDETSFPILMADQIGMNGADAYRRYVKPAAYFLAAQGPAFGADRWEEQGGFSPSTIAAEIAGLIAAADIADANGDAQSAAIFRGVADDDRRSVKGWTLTTNGPLSGSPYFTRLSKTGDPDAAISYNVGNGGPILDQRSVIDAGFLELVRLGEFPADDADFVQSLAIVDATIETTTASGPGWHRYNGDGYGDDGTDGHPWEPTGRGSGHVWPALSAERAEYALESRDPSTATLLLDGMARFAGGVGLIPEQDWELADLAPSPYGTDPTTASIGLVNGRPAGSAAPLTWSASSYVRLLGDLIAGRILEQPASTVDRYVSHSPGNASLTVAGPPDASPVYGSLVTVTGTSDPGNTIYLAATNTDTNSRTTTVSTPTNPDGSFTIPATVTGGTTVLNVVAVSPSGATAHVKRSVFFDFTPGTVLLDVTDPSNDDNGPGNYAYPASSEFHAGAFDLEEFQVILSPDSQTTTFKAKVRDLTPTFGSGLGAQLLDVYVRDPGAAPADTSLAASFPQRNYSIAPGSAWSRLIEVQGFGQRFIDAHGNTLGSVTIGANAISRFITFSVPTSSLGGIAGSGWGFTVVLTGQDGFSPDQARGFAPTPQPFLFGVCATASADVRCTVDPGSVPRAVDVLTPPGVLQSEELDYTVIAPTTLQGVMIP; from the coding sequence ATGGGGTCTCGTGCGGCAGGCACGGCACCGGACGGGCCGGGGGTGCTCTCCCGCTTCAACCTCGCTCGCAAGGACTGCCTCGGGACCGCAAGCAATACGACATCCAAGGTCTGGTACACGGTCGCGGACGGCGTGCTGAGCGACGTCGACTATCCCACCATCGACACCACGAACGTCGGGACGCTGCAGTACATCGTTACCGACGGCTCCACGTTCGCGGATCTCGAGACCAGGGACATGACGTATGGCGTGAGATCCCTCGATCCGAGCGGGATGGAATGCCGCGTGACGGCGACGGCCAAGAGCGGGGCGTACCAGATCGTGACCGACTACATCACGGACCCGACGCGCAACACGGTGCTCATGCGGTCGACGTTCTCGCCCCTCGTCCCGGCGGCTGCGCAGTACCGGCTCTACGTGCGCTTCGACCCGACGGTCAACGGCAACGGCGGCGGCGGAGCGGGGAACGGCGGCGGAGACTCCGGGACGACCGATTTCTCGGCAGGTCACCCCGTGTTGGTCGCTTGGGACGACGTCACCGCGACGAACGCCGTCAACCGCGACTACGCCCAACCCGTCTACGTCGCCCTCGACGCCTCGACCGGGCTCCGGGAGGCCTCGAGCGGATTCGTCGGAGCGCCGAGCGACCCCTTGACGCAGCTCGACGCCTCGCACGCGCTGACGACGAAATACCCCAACGCACAGGACGGCAACGTCGTCCAGGTTGCGCGACTGTCGACGAGCGACACGTTCACCCTCGCGCTCGGCTTCGGCTCCACCCAGGCCGAAGCCGTGGGCGCGGCGGAGGCCTCGCTTACGACGGGCTTCGCGGCGGCGCGGAGGAAGTTCGAGGCGGGCTGGTCCGCCTACGATGCCGGTCTGAAGTCGCCGCCCAAAAAGCTCGCGGGCGTCGAAGCCGCGCGCTGGAAGGATCTGGTGGCCGCGTACTACCTGAACGCCAACCTCATCAAGGCGTCCGAGGACAAGACCTTTCCCGGCGCGATCGTGGCGGGCTTGGCGGCGCCGTGGGGGCAGGCGGTATCGGCCGGAGATCCCGACCGGACGTTCGTCGGCGGCTACCGCGAGGTGTTCGCCCGCGATCTCTACCATGCTTGGACCGCGCTCCTCGTGGACGGCGACCGCGAGACGGCGCGCCACGTCGTGCGCTTCCTTTTCGAGCGACAGCAGCTTCCCGACGGCTCGTTCCCGCGCAACAGCCTCGTGAACGGGAAGGCCGCCCCCGACTCCTTCGGCACAGAGCTCGACGAGACCTCGTTCCCGATCCTCATGGCCGACCAGATCGGGATGAACGGCGCGGACGCCTACCGGCGGTACGTCAAGCCCGCCGCATACTTCCTCGCAGCGCAGGGGCCGGCCTTCGGAGCCGACCGCTGGGAGGAGCAGGGCGGCTTCTCTCCGTCGACGATCGCGGCGGAAATCGCGGGCCTGATCGCCGCGGCCGACATCGCGGACGCCAACGGCGATGCGCAGTCGGCGGCGATCTTCCGAGGCGTCGCCGACGACGACCGACGTTCGGTCAAGGGCTGGACGCTGACCACGAACGGCCCGCTTTCAGGCTCTCCGTACTTCACGAGGCTGTCGAAGACCGGCGACCCGGACGCTGCCATCTCGTACAACGTCGGGAACGGCGGACCGATCCTCGACCAGCGCTCGGTCATCGACGCGGGCTTTCTCGAGCTGGTCAGGCTGGGCGAATTCCCTGCCGACGACGCCGACTTCGTGCAGTCGCTCGCGATCGTCGATGCGACGATCGAGACCACGACCGCGAGCGGTCCGGGCTGGCATCGCTACAACGGCGACGGCTACGGGGACGACGGGACGGACGGTCATCCGTGGGAGCCGACCGGGCGCGGCTCGGGCCACGTCTGGCCCGCGCTTTCCGCCGAGCGCGCCGAGTACGCCCTGGAGAGCCGCGATCCCTCGACCGCCACCCTCCTCCTGGACGGGATGGCGCGCTTCGCCGGCGGCGTGGGCCTCATCCCGGAGCAGGACTGGGAGCTCGCCGACCTGGCGCCTTCGCCTTACGGGACCGACCCCACCACCGCGTCGATCGGCCTCGTGAACGGTCGACCCGCCGGGTCGGCCGCCCCGCTCACGTGGTCGGCCAGCTCCTACGTGCGTCTCCTGGGCGATCTGATCGCGGGGCGCATCCTGGAGCAGCCGGCGTCCACCGTCGATCGTTACGTGTCGCACTCGCCGGGGAACGCGAGCCTGACCGTGGCGGGCCCCCCGGACGCATCGCCGGTGTACGGGTCCCTCGTGACGGTGACCGGGACGAGCGATCCCGGCAACACGATCTACCTGGCGGCGACGAATACCGACACGAACTCGCGAACCACGACCGTCTCGACCCCGACGAACCCGGATGGCTCGTTCACCATCCCGGCCACCGTGACGGGTGGGACCACCGTGCTCAACGTCGTCGCCGTGAGCCCGAGCGGTGCGACCGCGCACGTCAAGCGAAGCGTCTTCTTCGACTTCACCCCCGGGACCGTCTTGCTCGACGTCACGGATCCGTCGAACGACGACAACGGGCCCGGGAATTACGCGTACCCGGCGTCGTCCGAGTTCCACGCGGGGGCGTTCGATCTCGAGGAGTTCCAGGTCATCCTCTCCCCGGATTCGCAGACGACGACGTTCAAGGCGAAGGTGAGGGACCTGACCCCGACTTTCGGCAGCGGGCTGGGCGCGCAGCTCCTCGACGTCTACGTCCGCGACCCCGGCGCGGCGCCGGCCGACACCTCCCTCGCGGCGTCGTTCCCGCAACGCAACTACTCGATCGCGCCAGGCTCGGCGTGGAGCAGGCTGATCGAGGTGCAGGGGTTCGGCCAGCGCTTCATCGACGCGCACGGGAACACCCTCGGCTCCGTCACGATCGGCGCGAACGCGATCTCGCGCTTCATCACGTTCAGCGTCCCGACGTCGAGCCTCGGCGGGATTGCGGGATCGGGATGGGGCTTTACGGTCGTGCTGACCGGCCAGGACGGCTTCAGCCCCGATCAGGCCCGGGGCTTCGCGCCCACGCCGCAGCCTTTCCTCTTCGGGGTGTGCGCCACCGCGAGTGCCGACGTCCGCTGCACGGTCGACCCCGGGTCCGTGCCGAGAGCCGTGGACGTGCTCACCCCGCCGGGCGTGCTCCAGTCGGAAGAGCTGGACTACACGGTGATCGCACCGACCACGTTACAGGGCGTCATGATCCCGTAG
- a CDS encoding caspase family protein: protein MRFRGAVPLGLVMTTTVLMSVGDAGARKPAKTPSPRETRNPQELQIVDCLLPGQIRQLGSHETYVSRRRPVRTSALDCEIRGGEYTAYDRADYQTALKVWLETAEAGDAKAQYYVGEIYEKGLGTAPDYAQAAAWYRKAADQGLAQAEINLGFLCEKGLGVPRDEKQALEWYRKATGLSGAIMLDGEAEAIRRQLAEAHASIEAERAATAALEQELRDARKKLETAQAAGERSAGEAAALKRRTGELEGKLRAERKQIARLDESVKRYDIAGPTIEIIDTSAVRGATPPPTDAAGEVVGRVEAPAGLAELTVDGERQAVEETGFFRFHARARRITLVAVDLQGKRGELVRDLDAKAAAKAPPPGRAGKAGHYHALVIGNSDYAEMPRLETAVSDATAIQETLERRYGFEVTLLKDAKYLDVLSALSTLRKELDDKDNLVIYFAGHGEVDSSTGLGYWLPVDARKESRTNWISSREIGLQLELLPARHVLVIADSCYSGALTRSALAHVEAGSVKDKARWMAELGTKRSRTALTSGGLAPVFDAGAGGHSIFARSLLDALSRPAGPVETYSLWSSVKARVMYETRSLRVQEVPEYAPIQYAGHEGGEFFFVPVEG from the coding sequence GTGCGATTCCGAGGTGCTGTCCCGCTCGGCCTCGTCATGACGACGACCGTGCTGATGTCGGTGGGCGATGCCGGGGCGCGCAAGCCGGCGAAGACGCCCAGCCCCCGGGAGACGCGCAACCCGCAGGAGCTGCAGATCGTCGACTGCCTCCTCCCCGGCCAGATCCGGCAGCTCGGAAGCCATGAGACGTACGTCTCCCGCCGCCGCCCGGTCCGCACGAGCGCGCTCGACTGCGAGATCCGGGGAGGGGAGTACACGGCCTACGACCGCGCCGACTATCAGACCGCCCTCAAGGTCTGGCTCGAGACGGCGGAGGCCGGCGACGCGAAGGCCCAGTACTACGTCGGCGAGATCTACGAGAAGGGGTTGGGCACCGCGCCGGACTACGCGCAGGCGGCGGCGTGGTATCGCAAGGCGGCCGATCAGGGCCTCGCGCAGGCGGAGATCAACCTCGGCTTCCTGTGCGAGAAGGGGCTCGGCGTCCCGCGGGACGAGAAGCAGGCGCTGGAATGGTACCGGAAGGCGACGGGCCTGTCGGGCGCGATCATGCTCGACGGCGAGGCCGAGGCGATCCGCCGGCAGCTGGCCGAGGCCCACGCGTCGATCGAAGCCGAGCGGGCCGCCACGGCCGCTCTCGAGCAGGAGCTCCGGGACGCCCGGAAGAAGCTCGAGACGGCCCAGGCGGCGGGGGAGCGCTCGGCCGGCGAGGCGGCCGCCCTGAAGCGGCGCACGGGGGAGCTCGAAGGCAAGCTGAGGGCGGAGCGGAAGCAGATCGCCCGGCTCGACGAGTCGGTCAAGAGATACGACATCGCCGGACCGACGATCGAGATCATCGACACGTCGGCCGTTCGAGGCGCGACGCCCCCGCCGACCGACGCCGCGGGGGAGGTCGTCGGGCGCGTGGAGGCGCCGGCGGGCCTCGCCGAGCTGACGGTGGACGGCGAGCGCCAGGCCGTGGAGGAGACCGGTTTCTTCCGGTTCCACGCGCGCGCGCGGCGCATCACGCTCGTCGCCGTCGACCTGCAGGGAAAGCGGGGGGAGCTGGTCCGCGATCTCGACGCGAAGGCCGCGGCGAAGGCGCCCCCGCCGGGGCGCGCGGGAAAGGCCGGCCACTACCACGCGCTCGTCATCGGGAACTCCGACTACGCCGAGATGCCGCGGCTCGAGACCGCGGTGAGCGACGCCACGGCGATCCAGGAGACGCTCGAGCGCCGCTACGGCTTCGAGGTCACGCTGCTCAAGGACGCGAAGTACCTCGACGTCCTCTCGGCGCTCAGCACCCTTCGCAAGGAGCTCGACGACAAGGACAACCTCGTCATCTACTTCGCGGGGCACGGCGAGGTCGACTCGTCGACCGGCCTCGGCTACTGGCTTCCCGTGGACGCGCGGAAGGAGAGCCGGACGAACTGGATCTCCTCGCGCGAGATCGGCCTGCAGCTCGAGCTGCTCCCGGCCCGGCACGTCCTCGTCATCGCCGATTCGTGCTACTCGGGAGCCCTGACGCGGTCGGCGCTCGCCCACGTGGAGGCCGGCAGCGTCAAGGACAAGGCCAGGTGGATGGCCGAGCTGGGCACGAAGCGATCGCGGACCGCCCTCACGTCGGGCGGCCTCGCGCCGGTGTTCGACGCCGGCGCCGGCGGGCACTCGATCTTCGCCCGCTCCCTCCTCGACGCTCTCTCGCGGCCCGCCGGGCCGGTCGAGACCTACTCGCTCTGGTCCTCGGTCAAGGCCCGCGTCATGTACGAGACGCGATCGCTCCGCGTGCAGGAGGTTCCGGAGTACGCGCCCATCCAGTACGCGGGACACGAGGGAGGCGAGTTCTTCTTCGTGCCGGTCGAGGGGTGA
- the menC gene encoding o-succinylbenzoate synthase, whose product MTPSASLDRVEALEPGLLDRVDAIVVRLPFVSPFGTSVHTWTSKEALLLRVEAGGIVGWGECVADPDPYYASETTTTARHIIRDFLLPRVEPGVTLGAIASRFRAVRGHEMAKAAVENALLDLLAKRAGLPLHELLGFPRRPIPSGISIGLKDSIEVLLAAVGEAAGRGYHRVKMKIMRGRDVDWVRAVRERFPDLKLMADANGDYRPEDADHLARLDPMRLMMIEQPLSYADIVRHAALQRRLATPLCLDESIRGLDDATAALDLGACRIINVKQGRVGGLLEAIRIAAACAARGVPAWSGGMDETGIGRAVNLHLQTAPGFTLPGDTSETRRYFHEDIVDPPVVLDADGLIEVPTGPGIGVTVLEERVRRLRIDEERLR is encoded by the coding sequence ATGACTCCGAGCGCATCCCTCGACCGGGTCGAGGCCCTCGAGCCCGGACTCCTCGACCGGGTCGACGCGATCGTCGTCCGCCTGCCGTTCGTCAGCCCGTTCGGCACGAGCGTCCACACCTGGACCTCGAAGGAAGCCCTGCTGCTTCGCGTCGAGGCCGGCGGGATCGTCGGCTGGGGTGAGTGCGTCGCCGACCCCGATCCCTACTACGCCTCCGAGACGACCACCACGGCCCGCCACATCATCCGGGACTTCCTCCTCCCGCGCGTCGAGCCCGGCGTGACGCTCGGCGCGATCGCCTCGCGCTTCCGCGCGGTCCGTGGCCACGAGATGGCCAAGGCGGCCGTCGAGAACGCGCTGCTCGACCTCCTCGCGAAGCGCGCCGGGCTCCCGCTCCACGAGCTCCTCGGCTTTCCCCGGCGCCCTATCCCCTCGGGAATCAGCATCGGCCTCAAGGACTCGATCGAGGTCCTGCTGGCCGCGGTCGGCGAGGCCGCCGGACGGGGCTATCACCGGGTCAAGATGAAGATCATGCGCGGCCGGGACGTCGATTGGGTCCGCGCCGTGCGGGAGCGGTTCCCGGACCTCAAGCTCATGGCCGACGCGAACGGAGACTACCGTCCGGAGGATGCCGACCATCTCGCCCGGCTCGATCCGATGCGCCTCATGATGATCGAGCAGCCGCTCTCGTACGCCGACATCGTGCGGCACGCCGCGCTGCAGCGCCGCCTGGCGACGCCGCTCTGCCTCGACGAGTCGATCCGCGGTCTCGACGACGCCACCGCCGCCCTCGACCTGGGAGCGTGCCGGATCATCAACGTCAAGCAGGGCCGCGTCGGGGGCCTGCTCGAGGCGATCCGCATCGCCGCGGCTTGTGCCGCGAGGGGCGTTCCCGCGTGGTCCGGCGGCATGGACGAGACGGGGATCGGTCGGGCGGTCAACCTCCACCTCCAGACGGCGCCGGGGTTCACGCTCCCGGGCGACACCTCGGAGACGCGCCGCTACTTTCACGAGGACATCGTCGATCCGCCGGTCGTCCTCGATGCCGACGGGCTCATCGAGGTCCCGACCGGTCCCGGGATCGGCGTGACCGTGCTCGAGGAGCGCGTCCGGAGGCTCCGGATCGACGAGGAACGGCTGCGCTAG
- a CDS encoding autotransporter outer membrane beta-barrel domain-containing protein, producing the protein MRLETHPMRRRNSGGIVSAISTLTIAGAFLAGFAPSARAQSLDGVVLGLLQNNCSALGFSPTGAVPGFGDELARLCSLGVQGTTAASGGGAASPQASAQSIENGLVQQRLERARSKNKQSAGGGPSAAAMLFRGRSSLIDFTRSSRPEDGGSSASSGRFDVFASGSYESLDRKLTPFEDAFDSSVKGGAVGFDFQFNDRIVAGLVAGYRKQDGNFSHGGDLAITTFEPSAYLSVLPSSRTFVQVVAGYGSESSDVRRNIQYMVTVPTDPPSPPTIITSGLAASAPDSKAYSGSARFGYDQPVGRFTLGPRVGANYHHDTIDAYAESGTSGLELVVHERTVTSFQGVVGIYASAAFSGKSGVLVPQVSLEYVREFKDDPSIVTARLAQDERGADATVFTYQTNAPDSGFLNVEAGVGAVLAHGLQVFVNLRKTIGNDLFSTTGGTIGLRWEL; encoded by the coding sequence ATGCGACTCGAAACTCATCCGATGCGCCGGAGGAACTCGGGCGGCATCGTCTCGGCGATATCGACGTTGACGATCGCGGGGGCGTTTCTGGCCGGCTTCGCGCCGTCCGCTCGCGCCCAGTCGCTGGACGGCGTCGTCTTGGGCTTGTTGCAGAACAACTGCTCGGCCCTGGGATTCAGCCCGACGGGCGCCGTTCCGGGGTTCGGAGACGAGCTGGCGCGCCTGTGCAGCCTCGGGGTGCAGGGCACCACGGCGGCCTCGGGCGGAGGGGCGGCCTCTCCCCAGGCGTCCGCGCAGTCGATCGAGAACGGTCTCGTCCAGCAGCGTCTCGAGCGGGCCAGGTCGAAGAACAAGCAGAGCGCCGGCGGCGGCCCCTCCGCCGCCGCGATGCTCTTCCGCGGACGCTCGAGCCTGATCGACTTCACGAGGTCGAGCCGCCCCGAGGACGGCGGATCGAGCGCCTCGTCGGGTCGCTTCGACGTGTTCGCGTCCGGCTCCTACGAGAGCCTGGATCGCAAGTTGACGCCGTTCGAGGACGCCTTCGACTCGTCCGTCAAGGGCGGCGCCGTCGGGTTCGACTTCCAGTTCAACGACCGGATCGTCGCGGGGCTCGTGGCCGGGTACCGGAAGCAGGACGGGAATTTCAGCCACGGGGGCGACCTCGCGATCACCACCTTCGAGCCCTCGGCGTACCTGTCGGTCCTCCCGTCGTCGAGGACGTTCGTCCAGGTCGTCGCGGGCTATGGCTCGGAGAGCTCGGACGTCCGCCGGAACATCCAGTACATGGTCACGGTGCCGACGGACCCGCCCTCGCCCCCGACGATCATCACGAGCGGCCTGGCGGCGAGCGCCCCCGACTCCAAGGCGTACAGCGGATCCGCGCGATTCGGCTACGACCAGCCGGTGGGTCGGTTCACCCTGGGACCCCGCGTCGGCGCGAACTACCACCACGACACGATCGACGCGTACGCGGAGAGCGGGACGTCCGGTCTCGAGCTCGTCGTGCACGAGCGGACGGTGACGTCGTTCCAGGGCGTCGTCGGCATCTACGCGTCGGCCGCGTTCAGCGGGAAATCCGGCGTCCTCGTCCCGCAGGTGAGCCTCGAGTACGTCCGCGAGTTCAAGGACGACCCGAGCATCGTCACCGCTCGACTTGCCCAGGACGAGCGCGGCGCCGACGCGACGGTCTTCACCTACCAGACGAACGCTCCGGACTCGGGATTCCTCAACGTCGAGGCGGGCGTCGGGGCCGTGCTCGCCCACGGCCTCCAGGTGTTCGTCAATCTCCGCAAGACGATCGGAAACGACCTCTTCAGCACGACGGGCGGCACGATCGGATTGCGGTGGGAGCTGTAG
- a CDS encoding serine/threonine protein kinase, producing MTVSGRIDGKYEIVSLLGSGAMGEVYRAVDRKMFDRTVAIKFLSERLTDSADGRTRFRQEVETSALLHHPNIVTIYDWGEHQGRDYFVMEFVDGTDLQGLIRSGVPWSLEQRLDVAFQLADALDFAHGAERRVIHRDVKPSNVMVVASSAGPRVKLLDFGIARVESSTLTQTQSQPGTYSYMSPEQLRGEKLDPRSDLFSLGIVLCELFSGHHPFEAKSDAMVTHRVLFDAPEPPSRHGADVPPEVEALILRMLEKDPADRPSTARDVADALRECSRTVMLRSAGDPAVSVLEDLRRELTTLAERRTGAEREPEARAPQSESPTGGGAPSPEARERREFIALRMGEIDSALDAGKIDESVAILTRILRKYPDDTVAARMLDDLIRAAQEEGGYRDYRALVREARATLAAGDRAAASTLRDRARTLWPGGAELTALDAEILSSEREARREEEAEDARAREQEEADRRLHELLERSLDEARSRLSEARAVERGSREGVERAARSLARTVSVLDLVLCQAPDHSAARSLRQEVLRELGALEEVRRAPPPRPVPPPGKEAPASEPPAARSEPRPEPAPSAAPTPETPPRPTRRGRLGPIAAAASVLIPLIVVGAIAVRRTTRDPWVEQLDDVLKLREDSESRVSDKIKRLRAIDALLPEDDRRKSGLAPQAERLGNLLEMYNFVTRLEDVRSEAGRSHASKLIADARDLSDLFDALRAKLAADDPTATELENRRRSLVSDIAGLTGSGGGR from the coding sequence GTGACCGTATCGGGCCGAATCGACGGGAAGTACGAGATCGTGTCGCTCCTCGGGTCGGGGGCGATGGGCGAGGTGTACCGCGCCGTCGACCGGAAGATGTTCGACCGCACCGTGGCGATCAAGTTCCTGTCCGAGAGGCTGACGGACAGCGCGGACGGCCGGACCCGGTTCCGCCAGGAGGTCGAGACCTCCGCCCTCCTGCATCACCCGAACATCGTGACGATCTACGACTGGGGCGAGCATCAGGGGCGGGATTACTTCGTCATGGAGTTCGTCGACGGGACCGACCTCCAGGGTCTCATTCGGAGCGGCGTCCCCTGGAGCCTCGAGCAGCGTCTCGACGTCGCGTTCCAGCTCGCGGACGCTCTCGACTTCGCCCACGGCGCGGAGCGCCGGGTCATCCACCGGGACGTCAAGCCGAGCAACGTGATGGTGGTCGCATCGAGCGCGGGGCCGCGGGTGAAGCTGCTCGATTTCGGCATCGCGCGGGTCGAGAGCTCGACGCTGACGCAAACGCAGAGTCAGCCCGGGACCTACTCGTACATGTCGCCGGAGCAGCTTCGCGGCGAGAAGCTGGACCCGCGGAGCGACCTCTTCTCGCTCGGGATCGTCCTGTGCGAGCTGTTCTCCGGCCATCATCCGTTCGAGGCCAAGAGCGACGCGATGGTGACGCACCGCGTGCTCTTCGACGCTCCCGAGCCGCCGAGCCGGCACGGGGCCGACGTGCCGCCCGAGGTGGAGGCTCTCATCCTGCGGATGCTCGAGAAGGACCCTGCCGACCGGCCGTCGACCGCGCGCGACGTCGCCGACGCGCTGCGGGAGTGCTCGCGCACGGTGATGCTGCGGTCGGCCGGCGATCCCGCCGTGTCCGTTCTCGAGGATCTGCGGCGCGAGCTGACCACCCTCGCGGAGCGCCGGACGGGAGCGGAACGCGAGCCCGAGGCGCGTGCACCGCAATCCGAGAGTCCCACCGGGGGCGGAGCGCCCTCGCCCGAAGCGAGGGAGCGCCGAGAGTTCATCGCGCTGCGCATGGGCGAGATCGATTCGGCCCTCGATGCCGGGAAGATCGACGAGTCGGTGGCGATCCTGACGCGGATCCTGCGCAAGTACCCCGACGATACCGTCGCGGCGCGGATGCTCGACGACCTGATTCGGGCGGCGCAGGAGGAGGGCGGCTACCGGGACTACCGGGCGCTCGTACGGGAGGCGCGCGCGACGCTGGCCGCGGGCGACCGCGCGGCGGCCTCGACCCTCCGCGATCGCGCGCGGACGCTGTGGCCCGGCGGGGCCGAGCTTACGGCGCTCGATGCCGAGATCCTCTCCTCCGAGCGCGAGGCGCGCCGCGAAGAGGAGGCCGAAGACGCGCGGGCGCGCGAGCAGGAGGAGGCGGACCGGCGGCTCCACGAGCTGCTCGAGCGCTCCCTCGACGAAGCTCGGAGCCGCCTGAGCGAGGCGCGGGCGGTCGAGCGGGGGTCTAGGGAGGGCGTCGAGCGCGCCGCGCGCTCGCTCGCCAGGACCGTGAGCGTCCTCGATCTCGTGCTCTGCCAGGCGCCGGACCACTCCGCCGCCCGCAGCCTGCGGCAAGAGGTCCTCAGGGAGCTCGGGGCGCTCGAGGAGGTCCGCCGCGCCCCCCCGCCGCGCCCCGTGCCTCCGCCCGGGAAAGAGGCTCCCGCCTCGGAGCCGCCGGCAGCCCGCTCCGAGCCGCGGCCTGAGCCGGCGCCTTCCGCGGCGCCTACGCCGGAGACGCCGCCTCGCCCGACGCGGCGCGGCCGCCTGGGGCCGATCGCCGCGGCCGCCTCGGTCCTGATCCCGCTGATCGTCGTCGGAGCGATCGCGGTCCGCAGGACGACCCGGGACCCTTGGGTCGAGCAGCTCGACGACGTCCTCAAGCTCAGGGAGGACTCCGAATCGCGGGTGTCGGACAAGATCAAGCGCCTGCGCGCCATCGACGCCCTCCTGCCGGAGGACGATCGGCGAAAGTCGGGGCTCGCCCCGCAGGCCGAGCGCCTGGGGAACCTGCTGGAGATGTACAATTTCGTCACGCGCCTCGAGGACGTGCGGAGCGAAGCCGGGCGCAGCCACGCGAGCAAGCTGATCGCCGACGCGCGCGACCTGTCGGACCTGTTCGACGCGCTTCGAGCCAAGCTGGCGGCCGACGACCCGACCGCGACAGAGCTCGAGAATCGCAGGCGATCGCTCGTCTCGGACATCGCGGGCCTGACGGGATCAGGAGGCGGACGCTAG